The proteins below are encoded in one region of Nilaparvata lugens isolate BPH chromosome X, ASM1435652v1, whole genome shotgun sequence:
- the LOC111049058 gene encoding uncharacterized protein LOC111049058, whose protein sequence is MTRRGFNFDNGPNIKINDKNLNYSDFVTNLGLTIDNTLDWTTQINTTCNKVFAGIHSLKKVSDFIPLHVKVMLVKSLIFPYFSYGDIVINDMTVALSERLQRAQNYCIWFIFNLRRDDHITPFFQQLHVPKLKQMREYHILMLLHDLLHLKTPGYLAHTFVFIGDRSVRGTRQGSQLLVIPNHRISMYNKSFHVSACRIWNLLPPTVKSIGDRALFGAAVLNWLRSGGTD, encoded by the coding sequence ATGACTCGCCGAGGTTTCAACTTTGATAATGGAccaaacataaaaataaacgacaaaaatttgaattacaGTGACTTTGTTACAAATCTGGGACTGACAATAGACAATACACTTGACTGGACGACACAAATCAACACCACCTGTAATAAGGTATTTGCAGGTATCCACTCGCTTAAGAAGGTTAGTGACTTCATTCCACTTCATGTGAAAGTGATGCTGGTTAAGTCATTGATTTTCCCATACTTCTCCTACGGTGACATTGTGATCAATGACATGACTGTGGCCTTGTCTGAGCGACTGCAGAGGGCTCAGAACTATTGCATCTGGTTCATATTCAATCTAAGAAGAGATGATCATATCACTCCATTTTTCCAGCAACTACATGTGCCAAAGCTCAAGCAGATGAGGGAGTATCACATTCTGATGCTGCTTCATGACCTGTTGCATCTTAAAACCCCAGGTTATTTAGCTCATACATTTGTTTTTATTGGGGATCGTAGTGTGAGAGGTACCAGGCAGGGCTCCCAACTATTGGTTATTCCAAACCATAGAATATCTATGTATAATAAATCATTCCATGTATCAGCTTGCCGGATCTGGAATCTGTTGCCTCCAACTGTGAAGAGTATTGGCGATCGAGCTCTGTTTGGCGCGGCAGTATTGAATTGGCTGAGATCTGGTGGCACAGATTAG
- the LOC120354438 gene encoding uncharacterized protein LOC120354438, producing the protein MSVKSSSFNCTSCRIKLSTNYNLQQHLQNFHKSNSPVKEEAICPFEDCRKTLSSKHSELVGHLTEKHEFQPSIVEFTFASEDEEHSYSEPRMREGSSQTRQMTGESCYSRDQRR; encoded by the exons ATGTCTGTGAAATCATCTAGTTTTAATTGTACTTCATGTAGAATAAAATTGTCCACTAATTATAATTTGCAGCAGCATCtacaaaatttccataaaagtaaTAGTCCTGTGAAAGAAGAAGCAATATGTCCATTCGAAGACTGCAGAAAAACTCTAAGCAGTAAACATTCAGAGTTAGTAGGACACTTGACAGAGAAGCATGAATTTCAGCCATCAATCGTTGAATTCACGTTTGCTTCTGAAGATG AGGAGCATTCCTACAGCGAGCCTCGCATGAGAGAAGGGTCGAGTCAAACGAGGCAAATGACAGGAGAGTCCTGctacagtcgagaccagcgacggtag